In a single window of the Desulfovibrio mangrovi genome:
- a CDS encoding DUF748 domain-containing protein, whose protein sequence is MKGLESYWAKLGRRARLAVLISGVLLVVYLVVGFFVAGPVLRSVIAENLTAVLQRPTTVGKVSVNPVTFRVVVEDLAVAKKEGEGNLASFKGLDVRVHPLSVFRFAPVLAHLRLVQPSVDITFFGGGKFSISDLIPASDAEGEAAGEDVPIIPFRVNNLLISNGTVTFQDMPHKATHVVSELDFSVPLTSTLGSDTTEYVEPSLKAKVNGRPITLSGKTKPFDKTLVTEFTFETEQIDLARYWEYVPAKTPLRLTSGTLSSKIMLAFSRPEEASMKMDVSGLVTVTDVAVSAPDTPKVAGFASLAVDVERFALFQNEVILRDITLTGPYVKASRNSEGVLNWASYFPANHASAKNNGAEGAAKPETAQKSEKMLPFDVEAKRIAIAGGRIDWKDASVSGGYARQFAPMTLTVTDLSTRKGAKAALAFRMGDKEHVAVKGKLSIVPVQAALDVSVAGVELPAYAAYLESVLPLKVDAGSLEAGLHALVSLEGAEPDVRVEQFGASLSGLALRKDGNKRPSIELAKLQVQGGSVDLAQRSAFVEQVALTAPEVRLIRYADGLDLVNLFAGGTKGGSPEEVAPAEEGESVEEKAWSAGVGEFRLEEGKVLFIDRTLSNRGGLRVSGMELTVKDASTDLGKPVPVSYSAYVGGGGRNSNIKPGRVRVDGTIRPQPFDMKVHVRHNNVPLAVLDPYVGEYTGLLLAGGVLNSDMHKQARLQAEAPEGAVGLAAEPLQFASKGTVRIDGFSLKDAADSSHVASFDRFEVLNFDVSSSESSLYVEEISLNNMQGDALVDKEGVLNLSRLMHGGSTQAARGGKDAADGEAAAKSAGEEVTGGTEQTAAADVTPAPASSAEPKAGPDAATSGEASAVPAGEQQAAAVGGNGTVGADSYTSILPFNDVRIDRVRVNNAAFRFTDRSVAPAFSTALTELNARLDGVSLAADARPELDITAKLDNQALALKGVANPIINPMYSDLTFTLNGVDLVPLSPYSLRSVAYPIEKGRLYADVHFKTEDWVLDAKNKFFLEQLVMGEKDKRPDAPNIPVKLGLALLSDSSGNVEVDLPIKGRLDDPHFLTGGIVLKAFVNLIFKVVTSPFALIGNIVGGGGDDAQFSVFEAGSAQLTEGQMKSLESVVEFLNKKPTLKLEIAGFVDQETDTKGMIDLGMHRRVQAAKHADMSRRERADVAVEDVQITPEEYTEYLTDAYKDVPKMENDPRPSGVFGFKEVPVNEMESFLKSLTTVTPQDLTELAAARAKAVQDAVLHIDPALAPRVFLTGAGKKPMQKTGVPRHRVELGVK, encoded by the coding sequence ATGAAAGGGCTGGAAAGCTATTGGGCAAAACTTGGCAGGCGTGCCCGGCTGGCAGTATTGATAAGCGGCGTGCTTTTGGTTGTGTATCTGGTGGTGGGTTTTTTCGTGGCGGGGCCTGTGCTGCGTTCCGTCATTGCGGAGAACCTGACTGCCGTGCTGCAACGTCCCACGACCGTGGGCAAGGTGAGCGTAAACCCTGTGACCTTCAGGGTGGTCGTGGAAGACCTTGCCGTTGCCAAGAAGGAAGGGGAAGGGAATCTCGCTTCCTTCAAGGGGCTGGACGTCCGTGTGCATCCCCTGTCCGTCTTCAGATTCGCCCCGGTTCTGGCGCATCTCAGGCTTGTTCAGCCCTCGGTGGATATCACCTTCTTCGGAGGCGGCAAGTTCTCCATTTCCGACCTCATTCCAGCTTCTGACGCCGAAGGCGAGGCCGCCGGGGAGGATGTGCCCATCATTCCCTTCCGTGTGAATAACCTGCTGATCAGCAACGGGACCGTGACATTTCAGGACATGCCGCATAAGGCCACCCACGTGGTCAGCGAGCTGGACTTTTCCGTCCCTCTGACCTCCACATTAGGGTCGGATACTACGGAATATGTGGAGCCTTCGCTCAAGGCCAAGGTGAACGGACGTCCCATAACGCTGTCCGGCAAGACCAAGCCCTTTGATAAAACCCTGGTGACGGAGTTCACCTTTGAGACGGAGCAGATAGACCTTGCCCGATACTGGGAATACGTCCCGGCCAAAACCCCCTTGCGCCTGACATCAGGCACGCTTTCCTCCAAGATCATGCTGGCCTTCAGCAGGCCCGAAGAGGCGTCCATGAAAATGGATGTTTCTGGTCTTGTCACCGTGACAGATGTTGCTGTCAGCGCGCCTGATACGCCCAAGGTCGCCGGTTTTGCCTCCCTTGCCGTGGATGTGGAGCGCTTCGCCCTGTTCCAGAATGAAGTAATTCTGCGTGATATTACTCTGACCGGGCCTTATGTGAAGGCGTCGCGTAACAGCGAAGGCGTTCTCAATTGGGCTTCCTACTTCCCCGCGAACCATGCCTCCGCCAAGAACAATGGCGCAGAGGGTGCCGCCAAGCCGGAGACGGCGCAGAAGTCTGAAAAAATGCTGCCTTTTGATGTGGAAGCCAAACGCATTGCCATAGCGGGCGGTCGCATTGATTGGAAGGATGCAAGCGTTTCGGGCGGGTATGCAAGGCAGTTTGCGCCCATGACGCTGACGGTTACCGACCTGTCCACCCGCAAGGGTGCCAAGGCGGCATTGGCATTCAGAATGGGCGACAAGGAGCATGTCGCCGTAAAGGGCAAGCTTTCCATCGTGCCGGTGCAGGCTGCGCTGGACGTTTCTGTGGCCGGTGTGGAACTGCCCGCATATGCGGCTTATCTGGAATCCGTATTGCCATTGAAGGTGGATGCCGGTTCTCTGGAGGCAGGGCTGCATGCGCTTGTATCGCTTGAAGGCGCGGAACCGGATGTGCGTGTTGAGCAATTCGGTGCATCGTTGTCCGGTTTGGCGCTTCGTAAGGACGGGAACAAGAGGCCTTCCATAGAGCTTGCGAAACTGCAGGTGCAGGGCGGCTCGGTCGATCTGGCACAGCGTTCCGCCTTTGTGGAGCAGGTGGCGCTGACAGCACCTGAAGTGCGTCTTATCCGCTATGCGGATGGGCTTGATCTCGTCAATCTGTTTGCCGGAGGCACCAAGGGCGGTTCCCCTGAAGAAGTTGCTCCTGCCGAAGAAGGGGAGTCGGTTGAGGAGAAGGCATGGAGCGCTGGTGTTGGTGAATTCCGACTGGAAGAGGGCAAGGTGCTTTTTATTGACCGCACACTCTCCAATAGGGGAGGCCTGCGCGTTTCAGGTATGGAGCTGACTGTAAAGGACGCCTCCACGGACCTCGGCAAGCCTGTGCCCGTGAGCTATTCCGCCTATGTGGGCGGAGGAGGGCGTAATTCGAACATCAAGCCCGGGCGGGTGCGTGTTGATGGTACCATCCGGCCCCAGCCCTTTGATATGAAGGTGCATGTCCGGCACAACAACGTGCCGCTTGCCGTGCTTGACCCCTATGTGGGCGAATACACCGGCCTGCTGCTGGCAGGCGGCGTGTTGAACTCCGATATGCACAAGCAGGCCCGTCTGCAGGCCGAGGCTCCGGAAGGGGCTGTGGGGCTTGCGGCAGAGCCCTTGCAGTTTGCCTCCAAGGGGACGGTGCGTATTGACGGTTTCTCCCTGAAGGACGCTGCCGATTCCTCGCATGTGGCCAGCTTTGATAGGTTCGAGGTACTCAATTTTGACGTCTCCAGCAGTGAATCCAGTCTGTATGTGGAAGAGATTTCGCTGAACAACATGCAGGGTGATGCTCTGGTAGACAAGGAAGGCGTTCTCAACCTGTCCCGTCTGATGCACGGCGGAAGTACGCAAGCGGCCAGGGGCGGCAAAGATGCTGCTGATGGCGAAGCAGCGGCCAAGTCCGCCGGGGAAGAGGTGACCGGCGGAACGGAACAGACGGCAGCCGCCGACGTAACACCTGCACCGGCTTCCTCCGCTGAGCCTAAGGCAGGCCCCGATGCGGCCACTTCTGGGGAGGCTTCTGCCGTGCCCGCCGGTGAGCAGCAGGCTGCTGCGGTTGGCGGCAACGGTACGGTTGGAGCGGACAGCTATACATCCATTCTGCCCTTCAATGATGTGCGTATAGACCGTGTGCGGGTGAATAACGCCGCGTTCCGGTTTACGGATCGTAGCGTGGCTCCGGCGTTTTCCACGGCGCTTACGGAACTGAACGCCAGACTGGACGGTGTTTCTTTGGCAGCGGATGCGCGTCCGGAGCTGGATATCACCGCCAAGCTGGATAATCAGGCGCTGGCATTGAAGGGCGTGGCCAACCCCATCATCAACCCCATGTATTCCGACCTGACATTCACCCTGAACGGCGTGGACCTTGTGCCTCTTTCGCCCTATTCGTTGCGGAGCGTGGCCTATCCCATAGAGAAGGGGCGTCTGTATGCGGACGTGCACTTCAAAACGGAAGACTGGGTGCTGGATGCCAAGAACAAGTTTTTCCTGGAACAGCTTGTCATGGGCGAGAAGGATAAGCGGCCGGATGCGCCAAACATTCCCGTCAAGCTGGGGCTGGCCCTGCTTTCGGATTCCAGCGGCAACGTTGAGGTCGATCTGCCTATCAAGGGCAGGCTGGATGATCCGCATTTCCTGACCGGCGGCATTGTTCTGAAGGCCTTTGTGAACCTGATCTTCAAGGTGGTGACGTCCCCCTTTGCTCTTATCGGCAACATCGTGGGCGGTGGTGGCGACGACGCCCAGTTCTCCGTGTTTGAGGCCGGTTCGGCGCAGCTGACCGAGGGACAGATGAAGAGCCTTGAGAGCGTGGTGGAGTTCTTGAACAAGAAGCCCACGCTCAAGCTGGAGATTGCCGGATTTGTGGATCAGGAGACGGATACGAAGGGCATGATTGATCTTGGCATGCATCGCCGGGTGCAGGCAGCCAAGCATGCGGACATGTCCCGCCGTGAACGGGCTGACGTTGCGGTGGAGGATGTGCAGATCACTCCCGAAGAATATACGGAGTATCTGACGGACGCCTACAAGGACGTGCCCAAGATGGAGAACGACCCCCGTCCGAGCGGCGTGTTCGGCTTCAAGGAGGTGCCGGTGAACGAGATGGAAAGTTTTCTCAAGTCATTGACCACCGTGACGCCGCAGGACCTGACGGAACTCGCCGCTGCCCGCGCCAAGGCCGTGCAGGATGCCGTGCTGCATATCGACCCCGCCCTTGCCCCGCGAGTGTTCCTGACCGGTGCGGGCAAGAAGCCCATGCAGAAGACCGGCGTGCCCAGGCACCGTGTGGAGCTGGGGGTGAAGTAA
- the epsC gene encoding serine O-acetyltransferase EpsC, with protein MKKISFAPEELQGMPELEEVVDKLCAPASYEAVYHHSLHGAPMPSAEALAEIMERLKAALFPGYYGPARVVLKSMRYHLSANLDSIYRMLAEQIRRGGCFICAEFASDCTQCETHSHDIAMRFLKTLPEIRRMLSTDVQAAFEGDPAAKSPGETIFCYPSITAMIHHRIAHELYKLDVPIIPRIISEMAHSTTGIDIHPGATIGEDFFIDHGTGVVVGETCIIGRSCRLYQGVTLGALSFPKDSEGKLVKGVARHPILEDSVRVYAGATVLGRITIGAGSIIGGNVWVTHDVPPGSKLVLSRSSVAESSEKMVGNGNK; from the coding sequence ATGAAGAAGATCAGTTTCGCACCGGAAGAACTGCAGGGCATGCCCGAACTTGAAGAAGTGGTGGATAAGCTCTGCGCACCGGCGTCATACGAAGCCGTGTACCATCACTCGCTGCATGGCGCGCCCATGCCCTCTGCAGAGGCGCTGGCCGAGATCATGGAACGGTTGAAGGCCGCGCTCTTCCCCGGGTACTACGGCCCCGCACGCGTGGTTCTCAAGTCCATGCGCTACCACCTTTCCGCCAACCTCGATTCCATCTACCGCATGCTTGCGGAACAGATTCGTCGTGGCGGATGCTTCATCTGCGCGGAGTTTGCCAGCGATTGTACCCAGTGCGAAACGCATTCCCATGACATCGCCATGCGTTTTCTGAAGACTCTGCCGGAGATTCGCCGGATGCTCAGCACGGACGTGCAGGCCGCCTTTGAGGGCGACCCTGCCGCCAAGAGCCCGGGCGAGACCATCTTCTGCTATCCTTCCATCACGGCCATGATCCATCATCGTATCGCCCACGAACTCTACAAGCTGGATGTGCCTATCATTCCGCGTATCATCAGCGAAATGGCGCATTCCACGACGGGTATCGACATCCACCCCGGCGCGACTATCGGCGAAGACTTCTTCATTGATCACGGTACCGGTGTGGTTGTGGGCGAGACCTGCATCATCGGCCGCTCCTGCCGCCTGTATCAGGGCGTGACGCTGGGCGCGCTTTCCTTCCCCAAGGACAGCGAAGGCAAGCTGGTCAAAGGCGTTGCCCGTCATCCCATTCTGGAGGACAGCGTGCGTGTCTACGCGGGTGCCACCGTGCTTGGCCGTATCACCATCGGCGCAGGTTCCATCATCGGTGGCAACGTGTGGGTTACTCACGATGTTCCCCCCGGTTCCAAACTGGTGCTTTCGCGTTCCTCCGTGGCGGAGAGCAGCGAAAAGATGGTGGGCAACGGCAACAAATAG
- the cysK gene encoding cysteine synthase A produces the protein MNIAHSMLDLIGRTPLVRLNRITEGCPAEVVAKLEYFNPCSSVKDRIGLSMIVAGEKAGRINRDTLIVEPTSGNTGLGLAFACAVKGYKLVLTMPESMSNERKALLRGFGATLVLTPAAQGMSGAVREAERIVAETPNAYMPQQFKNPANPEIHRLTTAEEIWQDTDGEVDVFVAGVGSGGTITGVGGRLKELNPNVYRVAVEPDASPVLSGGTPGPHAIQGIGAGFVPEVLKLDSFDEVFRVTNDQALVMARRLMKEEGILCGISSGAIAHAAVELAKRPENKGKRIVFIVCDTGERYLSTALFTEPEA, from the coding sequence ATGAACATTGCGCATTCAATGCTGGACCTGATTGGACGTACGCCGCTGGTGCGGCTGAACCGTATTACGGAAGGCTGCCCCGCAGAGGTGGTTGCCAAACTGGAATATTTCAATCCCTGCAGCTCGGTGAAGGACCGCATCGGCCTGAGCATGATCGTGGCCGGTGAAAAGGCGGGACGCATCAACAGGGATACGCTCATCGTCGAGCCCACCAGTGGGAATACGGGCCTCGGGCTCGCTTTTGCCTGCGCGGTAAAGGGCTATAAGCTGGTGCTGACCATGCCGGAATCCATGAGCAATGAGCGCAAGGCTCTTTTGCGCGGCTTTGGCGCCACGCTGGTGCTCACTCCTGCGGCGCAGGGCATGTCCGGTGCCGTGCGTGAAGCCGAGCGGATCGTGGCGGAAACGCCCAATGCCTATATGCCCCAGCAATTCAAGAATCCCGCCAACCCCGAGATTCACCGCCTGACCACTGCCGAGGAGATCTGGCAGGATACGGACGGCGAGGTGGACGTTTTTGTGGCAGGCGTCGGTTCCGGCGGCACTATTACCGGCGTGGGCGGCAGGCTCAAGGAGCTGAATCCGAACGTCTACCGCGTGGCGGTTGAACCGGATGCCTCTCCGGTCCTTTCCGGTGGTACCCCCGGTCCCCATGCCATTCAGGGGATCGGCGCCGGTTTCGTGCCAGAAGTGCTCAAGCTGGATTCCTTTGACGAGGTTTTCCGCGTGACCAACGATCAGGCACTTGTCATGGCCCGCCGTCTGATGAAGGAAGAAGGCATTCTGTGCGGCATTTCTTCCGGAGCCATTGCCCATGCCGCGGTTGAGCTGGCCAAGAGGCCGGAGAACAAGGGCAAGCGCATAGTTTTCATTGTTTGCGATACGGGAGAGCGCTACCTCTCCACAGCGTTGTTCACCGAACCTGAGGCGTAA
- the nifS gene encoding cysteine desulfurase NifS, translated as MRTVYLDNNATTQIDPAVLEAMMPFLTEFYGNPSSMHRFGGQVGKYLVEARERVAASIGARPEEILFTACGTESDNTAIWSALNSQQDKRHIITTRVEHPAVLNLVQHLEKRGYEATYLGVDSKGQLDLDELREAIRKDTALVSIMYANNETGVVFPMEEIAAIVKERGVQLHTDAVQVVGKLPIDVSRLPVDFLALSGHKLHAPKGIGALYVRKGTPFRPFMRGGHQERGRRAGTENAASIVALGKACELATVNMAEERTRVKALRDRLEAGLLAAVPDSIVNGDVENRLPNTSSIAFKYVEGEAILLLMDGHGICASSGSACTSGSLEPSHVLRAMGVPFTYAHGSIRFSLSRFNTDADVDLVLKEVPPIINRLREISPFREGLEPKGEKLACGCK; from the coding sequence ATGAGAACCGTCTACCTCGACAACAACGCGACCACCCAGATAGATCCCGCTGTTCTGGAAGCCATGATGCCGTTCCTGACGGAATTCTACGGCAACCCTTCCAGTATGCACCGTTTCGGTGGGCAGGTGGGCAAGTATCTGGTGGAAGCTCGCGAACGCGTGGCCGCTTCCATCGGCGCGCGACCGGAGGAGATTCTCTTCACCGCCTGCGGTACCGAGAGCGACAACACGGCCATCTGGTCCGCGCTCAACTCCCAGCAGGACAAGCGGCATATCATTACCACCCGTGTTGAGCACCCCGCCGTGCTCAATCTGGTGCAGCATCTGGAAAAGCGCGGCTACGAGGCCACCTATCTTGGCGTGGACTCCAAGGGCCAGCTTGACCTTGACGAACTGCGCGAAGCCATCCGCAAGGATACCGCACTGGTGTCCATCATGTACGCCAATAACGAGACCGGCGTTGTCTTCCCCATGGAGGAGATCGCCGCCATCGTGAAGGAACGCGGCGTACAGCTTCATACGGATGCCGTGCAGGTTGTGGGCAAGCTGCCCATTGACGTATCCCGTCTGCCTGTGGATTTTCTGGCTCTTTCCGGCCACAAGCTGCATGCCCCCAAGGGCATTGGCGCACTCTACGTGCGTAAGGGCACTCCGTTCCGTCCCTTCATGCGAGGCGGACATCAGGAACGGGGACGTCGTGCCGGTACGGAAAACGCCGCGTCCATCGTGGCGCTGGGCAAGGCCTGTGAACTGGCCACCGTGAATATGGCAGAGGAGCGCACCCGCGTGAAGGCGCTGCGCGACCGCCTTGAGGCGGGGCTGCTTGCCGCTGTGCCGGATTCCATCGTGAACGGCGATGTCGAGAACCGTCTGCCCAACACGTCGTCCATTGCGTTCAAGTACGTGGAGGGCGAAGCCATTCTGCTGCTCATGGACGGCCACGGCATTTGCGCAAGTTCAGGGTCCGCCTGCACCTCCGGTAGCCTTGAGCCTTCGCATGTGTTGCGCGCCATGGGCGTGCCGTTTACCTATGCGCATGGTTCCATCCGCTTCAGCCTGAGCCGCTTCAACACCGATGCGGATGTGGATCTGGTGCTCAAGGAAGTGCCGCCCATCATCAACCGCCTGCGTGAAATCTCTCCTTTCCGTGAAGGACTGGAACCCAAGGGCGAAAAGCTTGCGTGTGGCTGCAAGTAA
- the nifU gene encoding Fe-S cluster assembly protein NifU produces MWEYTDKVREHFLNPRNVGEIENADAIGEVGSLACGDALKLYLKIDADDRIVDAKFQTFGCASAIASSSALTEMLKGKTIAEAEKITNKDIAEFLGGLPQQKMHCSVMGQEALEVAIKNWRGEAVDQHEHEGELVCKCFGVTDELILHTIRENNLTTVEEVTNFTKAGGGCGDCIPAIQVLLDQALGKVAACEVPEAKPKALTNVQRMQLVVKTLEEEIRPSLQKDGGDIELVDIDGHTVKVALRGMCTSCPSSQLTLKGFVETTLREYVEPEISVVEVNS; encoded by the coding sequence ATGTGGGAATATACTGACAAAGTTCGCGAGCATTTTCTCAATCCCCGCAACGTGGGCGAAATCGAAAACGCGGATGCCATCGGTGAAGTGGGCAGCCTTGCTTGTGGCGACGCCCTCAAGCTTTATCTCAAGATCGACGCGGATGATCGCATCGTTGACGCCAAATTCCAGACCTTCGGGTGTGCCAGCGCCATCGCTTCTTCTTCCGCACTGACGGAAATGCTCAAGGGCAAGACCATCGCCGAGGCTGAAAAAATTACCAATAAGGATATTGCCGAGTTTCTGGGCGGCCTGCCCCAGCAGAAGATGCACTGCTCCGTCATGGGGCAGGAGGCTCTTGAGGTGGCCATCAAGAACTGGCGTGGTGAAGCGGTTGATCAGCACGAGCACGAAGGCGAACTGGTCTGCAAGTGCTTCGGCGTGACCGACGAGCTTATTTTGCACACCATCCGCGAGAACAACCTCACCACCGTGGAAGAAGTGACCAACTTCACCAAGGCCGGTGGCGGTTGCGGCGACTGCATTCCCGCCATTCAGGTGCTGCTTGATCAGGCGCTGGGCAAGGTGGCCGCCTGCGAGGTGCCCGAAGCCAAGCCCAAGGCGCTTACCAACGTGCAGCGTATGCAGCTTGTGGTGAAGACCCTTGAGGAAGAGATACGCCCCAGTCTGCAGAAGGACGGCGGCGACATCGAACTCGTGGACATTGACGGCCACACCGTCAAAGTGGCGCTGCGCGGCATGTGCACCAGCTGCCCTTCCAGTCAGCTGACCTTGAAGGGCTTTGTGGAGACCACGCTGCGTGAATATGTCGAGCCTGAAATTTCTGTGGTGGAGGTAAACTCATGA
- a CDS encoding HD-GYP domain-containing protein, with amino-acid sequence MTQAACKQEKQGTTEFFAIPPAMIINDMRGEFSLYLKQGDEFVLYTRAGETFRERHRQVLDATGVKSLFVQEEERPEYREHVVKNLGSVLSDENIPLPTRAQMFYDASSDVVEDIFSNKLPPTIRRNQFDRVFEFVAKGVSFLTLENSIKTMASLIAHDYHTFSHSIHVFIYSQVILQTYGFDDKSLVQFGLGAMLHDIGKTFIDDAILNKPGPLTWEEREVINEHPVLGAGACTLMPLSQDALNCILFHHEKVDGSGYPCGLRGEEIPLPVRAVTIADIYDAICSNRPYAKAKNAFQVLRVMKDEMGHGLDMEVFARFVRILSGAGIV; translated from the coding sequence ATGACACAGGCCGCATGCAAGCAGGAAAAGCAGGGAACTACAGAGTTCTTTGCCATTCCTCCCGCCATGATCATCAATGACATGCGCGGTGAGTTCAGCCTGTATCTCAAGCAGGGGGATGAGTTCGTCCTGTATACCAGAGCCGGGGAGACCTTCCGGGAACGGCACAGGCAGGTACTGGACGCCACAGGTGTGAAGAGCCTGTTCGTGCAGGAAGAGGAACGGCCGGAATACCGGGAGCATGTGGTCAAGAATCTGGGCTCGGTGCTCAGTGACGAGAATATTCCGCTGCCCACCCGTGCACAGATGTTCTATGATGCCTCGTCGGACGTGGTGGAAGACATCTTTTCCAACAAGCTTCCCCCCACCATTCGCAGAAATCAGTTCGACCGCGTTTTCGAGTTCGTGGCCAAGGGTGTGAGCTTTCTCACGCTTGAAAACTCCATCAAGACCATGGCCTCGCTCATTGCGCACGACTACCACACCTTTTCGCACTCCATTCATGTTTTCATATACTCGCAGGTCATTCTTCAGACCTACGGGTTCGACGACAAGAGCCTTGTGCAGTTCGGGCTTGGTGCCATGCTGCACGATATCGGCAAGACCTTCATTGATGACGCCATACTGAACAAGCCCGGTCCGCTTACGTGGGAAGAGCGTGAGGTCATCAATGAGCATCCCGTTCTCGGGGCGGGTGCGTGTACGCTGATGCCGCTTTCGCAGGATGCCCTCAACTGCATTCTCTTCCACCATGAGAAGGTTGACGGTTCCGGCTATCCCTGCGGTCTGCGCGGCGAGGAAATTCCTTTGCCCGTTCGTGCCGTGACCATAGCGGATATCTACGATGCCATCTGTTCCAACCGTCCTTACGCAAAGGCCAAGAATGCATTCCAGGTGCTGCGCGTCATGAAGGATGAAATGGGACACGGGCTGGATATGGAAGTGTTTGCACGTTTTGTCCGCATTCTGAGTGGCGCGGGCATCGTTTAG
- a CDS encoding HD-GYP domain-containing protein produces the protein MSNTAEMSPVENSGEFFSVSPLMIFPTIMGKFSVYLRQNGEYVLYTSADEVFTERHKRVLYDNGVREVYVKAMHRPHYSRYIEEHLGKILLDDTLPLRERAGLFYSVSSEVMEEMFEAKLPTGLDSEHYKRVLEFVQQTLKFLCLENSLKAVAEFIAHDYKTYTHCVNVFVYTTSVLHTYGLDDETLLRCGIGAMLHDVGKTRIPRLILDKSGKLDPDERRIINRHPTFGLASCTLMPLSQEAMNIILFHHEKMNGSGYPAGLRAEEIPLPVRVVTIADIYDALTTDRPYAKARRPFEVLELMRATMAQDLDMDVFKRFIMVLSGASIIGR, from the coding sequence ATGTCCAATACAGCGGAAATGTCACCTGTCGAGAATTCAGGTGAGTTTTTCAGCGTATCTCCGTTGATGATCTTTCCCACCATCATGGGAAAGTTCAGCGTATATCTACGGCAAAACGGAGAGTACGTACTGTATACCAGTGCCGACGAGGTATTTACCGAGCGGCACAAACGGGTGCTCTACGACAACGGGGTACGGGAAGTGTATGTCAAGGCCATGCACCGTCCTCACTACTCTCGCTACATAGAGGAACACCTCGGAAAAATATTGCTTGACGATACCCTGCCCCTGCGCGAACGTGCGGGGCTTTTCTATTCGGTCTCCTCGGAAGTCATGGAGGAGATGTTTGAAGCCAAACTGCCGACGGGGCTGGATAGCGAGCATTACAAGCGTGTTCTGGAATTTGTACAGCAGACTCTGAAGTTTCTCTGTCTTGAGAACTCTCTCAAGGCCGTGGCCGAGTTCATCGCCCATGACTACAAGACGTATACGCATTGCGTGAATGTCTTCGTATATACCACTTCGGTCCTGCATACCTATGGGCTGGATGACGAAACGCTGCTTCGTTGTGGTATAGGGGCCATGTTGCATGATGTGGGCAAGACCCGCATCCCCCGTCTTATTCTGGACAAGTCGGGCAAGCTTGACCCCGACGAGCGGCGCATCATCAACAGACACCCCACATTCGGGCTGGCTTCCTGCACGCTCATGCCTCTTTCGCAAGAGGCCATGAATATTATCCTGTTCCATCATGAAAAGATGAATGGCAGCGGGTATCCCGCCGGGCTCAGGGCGGAAGAGATTCCTTTGCCGGTGCGGGTCGTGACCATAGCGGACATATATGATGCGTTGACTACTGACCGTCCCTATGCCAAAGCTCGGCGTCCCTTCGAGGTGCTCGAACTGATGCGTGCCACCATGGCACAGGATCTGGATATGGATGTCTTCAAGCGTTTCATCATGGTGCTTTCCGGCGCATCGATTATCGGTCGCTGA